In Paenibacillus sp. J23TS9, a single genomic region encodes these proteins:
- a CDS encoding extracellular solute-binding protein, whose product MVKRNIKFLNRLLLVILSVALIGNPVSPGNAQGDSKTSETSSQDSLTQDFSSHEPYFYTISKEWEQKKLKAGSEGIEIDAKSYHAKSDDAVVSVGSYEGKNDVLLWSQPKGWVEYKVNVDQEGIYELATDYHPFLSKDGTGRQSVIMSVQINGEYPFREAHSVSLERRFSEVRPEKYDDEGNQLRSLIDEEVGWKTTSFRDSEGFYSKPLQWHLNKGENTIRIETIRQSVALKSFRLEAPEAIANYEDVKKSYPTTAESGSKEAIVIEGEQFSLKNSSSIQTQYDRSPLSQPKSLNLVRFNTIGGNGWSKGGQAVTWDFEVPEDGLYNLTFRVKQNLRKNATVFRNIYIDGEIPFNEMKNVPFPYHSDWKKVSLADTDGELFDFYFTKGKHSIKMEATIEPYISVIADIDQMSKELRDVSRELRIATGNSSDAYRVWNIEKDIPGMTKRLEALKDKYNSLTDEMLAINKVRDNVSQSFKSSARDLQDLLKDPNEIPYSQLTIGTMQEKIEAQRVDLMNTPLQIDRIYAAVPGTKLPKIEANFFEKLWNSIVTLFYSFTSKNQLDRNAEDELNIWMFKGRDYVDELQQLADERFTPEHGIKVNINLVQSADLVVLGKAAGILPDVAIGLPSASIFDYALRNAIYDFTKFPDSKEQLEQFHPGIMQPYRYDGGVYGIPETNNFNIMFYRKDIMNQLGLSIPDTWDDVYKILPTLLQNESNFYIPPDNFSYLFFQNNVQLYSEDGLSSALNEPKAFEAFKEWTDMFNVYGMERQVNSFYQQFRDGTMPIGISDFNTYMQLLVAAPEIMNEWAIAPIPGTKQPDGTVARWAAGGAPTANVLFNDTPKEKRELAWDFLKWYMSEDIQTEFGLNLEQYRGETFRWNSANVQAFANMPWKQDDLSVILEQWQWMQEWPNVPGGYMTTRELGFAWNNAAIDQVNPRIALEKAVKEINREMKRKQQEFNYIDENGNVLKKMNLIRITEPWKGAILK is encoded by the coding sequence ATGGTAAAGAGAAATATTAAATTTCTTAACCGATTATTGCTCGTTATCTTATCCGTAGCCCTGATAGGCAATCCGGTGTCGCCAGGTAACGCTCAAGGTGATTCCAAGACTTCAGAAACGAGTAGTCAGGATTCACTTACTCAGGATTTTTCGAGTCATGAACCGTATTTTTATACGATCTCGAAAGAATGGGAACAGAAGAAGCTTAAAGCGGGGTCAGAGGGAATTGAGATTGACGCTAAATCGTATCATGCGAAATCGGATGATGCTGTCGTCTCTGTCGGCTCCTATGAAGGGAAGAATGATGTTCTTCTATGGTCTCAACCTAAAGGCTGGGTAGAGTACAAAGTAAATGTAGATCAGGAAGGCATTTATGAACTGGCTACGGATTATCATCCGTTTCTCTCAAAAGATGGAACCGGACGCCAGTCGGTGATCATGAGTGTCCAGATCAACGGAGAATATCCGTTTCGTGAGGCACACTCGGTTTCTCTGGAACGGCGATTTTCTGAAGTGAGACCTGAAAAATATGATGATGAAGGTAATCAACTTCGCTCTTTGATTGACGAAGAGGTGGGCTGGAAAACGACCTCCTTTCGGGATTCTGAAGGGTTCTACAGTAAACCGTTACAATGGCATTTGAACAAAGGCGAAAACACGATTCGTATTGAAACGATTCGTCAATCGGTTGCGCTAAAATCATTTCGTCTAGAGGCACCTGAAGCGATCGCTAATTATGAAGACGTGAAAAAATCGTATCCAACGACAGCCGAGAGTGGTAGCAAGGAAGCCATTGTCATCGAGGGCGAACAGTTTAGTCTTAAAAACTCATCTTCCATTCAAACACAGTATGATCGAAGTCCTTTATCTCAGCCTAAATCATTAAATCTAGTTCGATTTAATACGATCGGCGGTAACGGCTGGAGCAAAGGCGGTCAAGCGGTGACTTGGGATTTTGAAGTTCCGGAAGATGGCCTTTACAATCTGACATTCCGTGTAAAACAAAACTTACGTAAAAACGCTACGGTATTCCGAAATATTTATATCGACGGTGAAATTCCTTTTAACGAAATGAAAAACGTTCCGTTTCCTTATCATAGCGATTGGAAAAAGGTATCGCTTGCGGACACGGATGGGGAATTATTTGATTTCTATTTCACCAAAGGAAAGCATTCGATCAAGATGGAAGCAACGATAGAGCCATATATTTCCGTTATTGCTGACATCGATCAAATGTCGAAAGAGCTTCGGGATGTTTCCAGAGAGCTGCGTATTGCAACAGGGAATAGCAGTGATGCGTATCGCGTATGGAATATAGAAAAAGACATTCCGGGCATGACCAAGAGACTTGAAGCATTAAAGGATAAGTACAACTCACTAACAGATGAAATGCTTGCAATCAACAAGGTAAGAGACAATGTGTCACAGTCCTTTAAATCCAGTGCGCGAGATTTACAAGATTTATTGAAAGATCCGAATGAAATTCCTTATAGCCAGTTAACCATCGGAACGATGCAAGAGAAGATTGAAGCACAGCGCGTGGATTTGATGAATACCCCGCTGCAAATTGATCGAATTTATGCAGCTGTCCCCGGTACAAAACTGCCTAAAATAGAGGCAAACTTCTTCGAGAAATTATGGAACTCGATCGTTACATTATTCTACTCCTTTACAAGCAAAAACCAGCTTGATCGGAACGCAGAAGATGAACTGAATATCTGGATGTTCAAAGGTCGCGATTATGTAGATGAACTGCAGCAGCTTGCCGATGAGCGATTTACGCCAGAACATGGCATTAAGGTAAATATCAATTTGGTCCAATCAGCGGATTTAGTGGTTCTCGGTAAAGCTGCCGGGATATTGCCTGATGTAGCAATTGGGCTGCCGAGTGCATCGATTTTTGATTATGCACTTCGTAATGCCATTTATGACTTTACGAAGTTTCCTGATTCGAAGGAACAGTTAGAACAATTTCATCCAGGGATTATGCAGCCTTACCGCTATGACGGCGGTGTGTATGGTATTCCGGAGACGAATAACTTTAACATTATGTTTTATCGCAAGGATATTATGAACCAGCTTGGCCTGTCGATCCCGGATACTTGGGATGATGTATACAAGATTCTGCCGACGTTATTGCAGAATGAAAGTAACTTCTACATCCCGCCGGATAACTTCTCTTATTTGTTCTTCCAAAATAATGTGCAGTTGTATTCGGAGGACGGACTATCAAGCGCATTAAATGAACCGAAAGCTTTTGAAGCGTTCAAAGAGTGGACGGATATGTTCAATGTGTACGGTATGGAACGACAAGTCAACAGTTTCTATCAACAGTTTAGAGACGGAACAATGCCTATCGGGATTTCAGATTTCAATACATATATGCAGCTACTTGTCGCAGCACCTGAAATCATGAATGAATGGGCAATCGCTCCTATCCCTGGAACGAAGCAACCAGACGGTACGGTTGCAAGATGGGCTGCAGGCGGAGCACCGACAGCGAACGTCCTCTTTAATGATACGCCGAAAGAGAAACGCGAATTAGCTTGGGATTTCCTTAAATGGTATATGTCCGAAGATATTCAAACCGAATTTGGACTTAATCTGGAGCAATATCGCGGTGAAACATTCCGCTGGAATTCGGCTAATGTTCAGGCTTTTGCCAATATGCCTTGGAAGCAGGACGATCTCAGCGTTATTTTGGAGCAATGGCAGTGGATGCAAGAATGGCCGAACGTTCCGGGAGGATATATGACGACGCGTGAACTCGGTTTTGCTTGGAATAATGCAGCAATTGATCAAGTTAATCCAAGGATTGCCCTCGAGAAGGCGGTTAAAGAGATTAATCGAGAGATGAAGCGTAAACAGCAAGAATTTAATTATATCGATGAGAACGGGAACGTGCTGAAGAAGATGAATCTCATCCGAATTACCGAACCCTGGAAAGGAGCGATTCTAAAATGA
- a CDS encoding carbohydrate ABC transporter permease: MSGAPARPVNRKPGISERMNFLLKEMWKYRLSYLFILPFMAMFIVFILIPVVSGVLLSFTYFNAFDFPSWRGWLNYQNLFSQDIIFLQHVLPNSFKFAVFVGPVGYILAFLLAWLIAQLPNTMRTWYALAMYAPSLSAGIAMTVVWTVMFTGDRSGYINSFLLKWGIIEKPVLFLLDKDFLLNIMIIVSIWSSMGIGFLAILAGILNVDRQLYEAGRIDGISSRLQEVWYITIPMMKPQMMFAAIMAIVHTIKSGGIGVQLSGTNPTPNYAGQLLIDHINDYGFIRFELGYASAISIVVLLMCYALSKFFGYLFAPKEDE, encoded by the coding sequence ATGAGCGGAGCTCCGGCCAGGCCAGTGAATAGGAAGCCAGGCATTTCGGAACGGATGAATTTTTTGCTGAAAGAAATGTGGAAGTACCGCTTATCTTACTTATTTATTTTACCGTTTATGGCCATGTTCATCGTATTCATCCTGATTCCTGTTGTGTCAGGTGTTTTGCTAAGCTTCACCTACTTCAATGCCTTTGATTTTCCATCTTGGCGGGGCTGGCTTAACTACCAGAACCTATTCTCTCAGGACATTATTTTCCTGCAGCATGTATTGCCTAACTCATTTAAATTTGCCGTGTTCGTAGGGCCGGTCGGTTATATTCTTGCCTTTTTATTAGCCTGGCTGATCGCACAGCTGCCGAATACAATGCGTACCTGGTATGCACTTGCCATGTATGCACCCTCGTTATCGGCAGGTATTGCGATGACAGTCGTATGGACCGTCATGTTTACCGGGGACCGGTCGGGTTATATCAACAGCTTTTTACTCAAATGGGGAATTATTGAGAAGCCGGTTTTATTCTTATTAGATAAAGATTTCTTGCTCAATATTATGATTATCGTCTCGATTTGGTCTTCCATGGGTATCGGATTCTTGGCCATCTTGGCCGGTATTCTTAATGTGGATCGACAATTATATGAGGCAGGTAGAATTGACGGTATTTCGAGCCGTCTCCAGGAAGTGTGGTACATCACCATCCCAATGATGAAGCCGCAGATGATGTTCGCAGCCATTATGGCGATTGTTCATACGATTAAATCCGGTGGTATTGGGGTTCAATTGTCGGGTACGAATCCAACCCCGAATTATGCGGGGCAATTATTAATTGACCATATCAATGACTATGGATTCATTCGATTTGAGCTTGGCTATGCCAGTGCGATTTCTATCGTCGTTCTTCTGATGTGTTATGCGTTAAGTAAATTTTTCGGTTATTTATTCGCACCGAAGGAGGATGAATAA
- a CDS encoding YIP1 family protein — protein MHNNQSKSKYVLWLVCLIALTGFPMKASADVPYRTFTEDSYERTIMTQSAYSPAGVLAQEIPVVNEKGEVEYTSLQRPQDLFIADNDDIYIADTDNNRIVHMNEEGEVVRLITLPESPLNQPQGVFVADNGDIYIADTGNKRVVHLDKNEKLLHEIGRPESRFINESFVYEPTNMVIDKRGFIYVVSKGSYHGIIQFTPEGKFDQFFGTNKTEVTLMDIIRRQFYSKEQLSRQVRLLPVTIRNIDIDDQGFIYTVSGSKTEQVKKLNIRGENIWKDMEFNKGLFSLSAVEPDELVEKQLTDVSLDQNGNVTIIDKSRNIVSQYDANGAMLFYWSGRSALGNSLVGLTSAPVAVETDSKKRLYILDEALNLIQVYKPTEFGATVHEAYRLMQEGKYAEGEQYWNKVLKLNAHFSPAYKGIAEAAFSRGEYERARDLFKLAGDGEGYSDSFWQIRLQWFQRNFSTLANAAIIAAFLLWALIKLKSKFNFRMIPKSNKLNGQTWFKQLKHVFYILKHPIDGFGDLRYLKMGGYISAFVILLFTIVMLLVKSFYTSFTFNPVPVYAKGSTYMLTVFLAVWFSWVICNYLVGSIKQGEARFKDVFVGSCYSLFPVVLLGTPLALISNIFTLSEASIYNSIEVGMLLWSGLLFFWNIQALQNYGVGETVLNITLTVITMTIMWVLVFILIGLTSEFVNFVYTIYQEVSM, from the coding sequence ATGCACAACAATCAAAGCAAATCGAAATATGTGCTTTGGCTAGTCTGTTTGATTGCATTGACTGGATTCCCGATGAAAGCGAGCGCTGATGTTCCTTATCGCACCTTCACAGAAGATAGTTATGAACGTACGATTATGACTCAATCTGCTTATTCTCCGGCCGGCGTATTAGCGCAGGAAATTCCAGTAGTCAACGAGAAGGGCGAAGTAGAGTATACATCGCTGCAAAGACCTCAAGATCTATTCATAGCAGACAATGATGATATTTATATTGCGGATACTGATAATAATCGGATTGTGCACATGAATGAAGAAGGAGAGGTCGTTCGTTTAATCACCCTGCCAGAAAGTCCGCTAAATCAACCACAGGGTGTGTTTGTTGCTGACAATGGCGATATTTACATTGCGGATACAGGGAATAAGCGGGTTGTTCACCTAGATAAGAATGAGAAATTATTACATGAAATTGGCCGTCCTGAATCCCGATTTATTAATGAATCCTTCGTATATGAACCGACGAATATGGTTATCGATAAACGAGGTTTTATATATGTCGTATCGAAAGGAAGTTATCACGGGATCATCCAATTTACGCCTGAGGGGAAATTCGATCAATTTTTCGGAACGAACAAAACTGAAGTCACGCTGATGGACATCATCCGTAGACAGTTTTATTCGAAGGAGCAATTGAGCCGGCAAGTTCGATTGCTGCCTGTAACGATCCGAAATATCGATATCGATGATCAAGGATTTATTTATACAGTGTCCGGGTCCAAGACAGAGCAGGTCAAGAAATTAAACATTCGTGGCGAGAACATATGGAAGGATATGGAGTTTAATAAAGGGTTATTCTCTTTATCGGCCGTAGAACCTGATGAATTGGTTGAGAAGCAACTTACCGATGTTTCATTAGATCAGAATGGTAATGTAACGATTATCGATAAATCAAGGAACATTGTCTCTCAATATGATGCGAACGGAGCGATGTTGTTTTATTGGTCGGGTCGTTCTGCCCTGGGTAATTCACTGGTTGGTTTAACATCGGCACCTGTTGCAGTGGAAACCGATTCGAAAAAACGCCTTTATATTTTAGATGAAGCCCTTAACCTCATTCAAGTATATAAACCGACAGAGTTTGGGGCAACGGTACATGAAGCTTACAGGTTAATGCAGGAAGGGAAGTATGCAGAAGGAGAGCAATATTGGAACAAAGTTCTGAAGTTGAATGCCCACTTCTCTCCAGCCTACAAAGGAATCGCGGAAGCCGCATTTTCCCGTGGTGAGTATGAGCGCGCTAGAGACTTGTTCAAGCTTGCGGGAGATGGAGAGGGATACTCGGATTCATTCTGGCAAATTCGCTTGCAGTGGTTCCAGAGAAATTTCTCGACCTTGGCGAATGCTGCTATTATAGCTGCCTTCTTACTATGGGCTCTTATCAAGCTAAAGAGCAAATTCAATTTTCGCATGATACCGAAATCGAATAAGTTAAACGGTCAAACCTGGTTCAAGCAGTTAAAGCATGTATTCTACATTCTGAAACATCCCATTGATGGATTTGGTGATTTGAGATATTTAAAAATGGGTGGCTACATCAGTGCATTCGTTATCCTTCTATTCACTATAGTCATGCTGCTGGTGAAATCATTCTATACGAGCTTTACATTTAATCCGGTTCCGGTCTATGCAAAAGGTTCAACCTACATGCTCACGGTCTTCTTGGCCGTATGGTTCTCGTGGGTGATATGCAACTATTTGGTAGGTTCGATCAAGCAAGGTGAAGCACGATTTAAAGATGTGTTCGTGGGAAGTTGTTATTCATTGTTCCCGGTCGTGTTGCTCGGCACCCCGCTTGCTCTTATATCGAACATCTTTACACTAAGCGAAGCATCCATTTACAACTCTATTGAGGTAGGTATGCTTTTGTGGAGCGGGCTATTATTCTTCTGGAACATTCAAGCGCTGCAAAACTATGGAGTTGGAGAAACGGTATTGAACATTACACTTACGGTCATCACGATGACCATCATGTGGGTCCTTGTATTTATCTTAATCGGACTCACATCCGAATTTGTTAACTTTGTTTACACGATCTATCAGGAGGTGTCGATGTGA
- a CDS encoding carbohydrate ABC transporter permease, with protein sequence MQEARMTAMQRKLKIKWSDFVLALKLIDRAQIWIAICLLPLAIFMLLPLVYLFNHAFKPLHELFKFPPTFIVREPTTGNFSELFAMTESTIVPVSRYVFNSVVVTLLSSVAMVITGAMCAYPLSKHPFPGSKLVLGLIMLSLLFATEAIAIPRFIVIQSLGIMNTYLGHVLPLVAMPVGVFLLKQFMDQVPNELLEAAKIDGAKEFKIFLRIVMPIVTPAIATISILAFQSAWGNIETSTLFMQEDSMKTLPFYMSTLTAGLSNSVARQGAAAAGALIMFLPSLLIFLIFQRKVITTMAHSGIK encoded by the coding sequence ATGCAAGAGGCACGGATGACTGCCATGCAGCGGAAATTAAAGATAAAATGGAGCGATTTTGTATTGGCTCTGAAATTGATCGATCGAGCACAAATATGGATTGCCATCTGTCTCTTACCGCTTGCTATTTTCATGCTCCTTCCGCTCGTTTATTTGTTCAACCATGCATTTAAACCATTGCATGAGTTATTCAAGTTTCCGCCGACATTCATTGTTAGGGAGCCGACAACGGGGAATTTCTCGGAACTGTTTGCTATGACCGAAAGCACCATTGTACCGGTATCCAGATATGTATTTAACAGTGTTGTGGTTACTCTTTTGTCAAGCGTTGCAATGGTTATCACAGGAGCGATGTGTGCCTATCCTTTATCCAAGCATCCGTTCCCAGGTTCGAAGCTTGTTCTTGGTTTAATTATGCTGTCGTTGCTATTCGCAACAGAAGCTATTGCAATTCCGCGTTTTATCGTCATTCAAAGCTTAGGGATCATGAACACTTATCTGGGTCATGTACTGCCCCTTGTTGCGATGCCAGTGGGAGTATTCCTATTAAAGCAGTTTATGGACCAAGTGCCGAATGAGCTGCTTGAAGCGGCGAAGATCGATGGTGCGAAAGAATTCAAAATTTTCCTGCGTATCGTTATGCCCATCGTTACTCCTGCCATCGCAACGATTTCGATCCTTGCCTTCCAATCGGCATGGGGAAACATAGAGACTTCAACGTTGTTCATGCAGGAAGATTCCATGAAGACCCTCCCGTTTTACATGAGCACATTAACAGCTGGTCTAAGTAACTCGGTAGCTAGACAGGGAGCTGCGGCTGCTGGAGCATTAATTATGTTTTTACCGTCATTGCTAATCTTTTTGATCTTCCAGAGAAAAGTGATCACGACAATGGCGCATTCGGGGATCAAATAA